In Mytilus edulis chromosome 4, xbMytEdul2.2, whole genome shotgun sequence, the following proteins share a genomic window:
- the LOC139520532 gene encoding uncharacterized protein: protein MAEAEDKAVKFQSPDPTPEEKEPTKMSFESLPMNENQNETPEVVHEIIRLKEKAEQFMKDQLPQSPGHASSLSTKGTENSSAQIASEQKLAPTPRSTSKPNTAVSKTKPRSKTPISSRSSSVTSRKTPDSIPKTVQKGMSSKSSFTPRSGRMSTGKIQLSPIQSHNSSSRVSSRNKTFTSANSSISIDLSEREHTKDFEGLTCTPCENQDTFHEAHYWCRDCNEALCEACSDHHKSLGMSKTHKLIKISETDEMPFTLKIKENCSFHKHKKYEFFCTEHDVSICAQCVTSTHKFCNDVLTVDDAAQKSLSFTDMKLIDEKMKVWSQMVEKLQTQRARNLRELDLQRSSIEKEIKRFRDELVKHFDAMQQKSLDELADVYAKNMKEIQRQNQILQERQLSLGDMQRDIKMMQTYASQYQVFLGNRELKEKQTQEMKLLKVFEGQFNHVTLEFVVTNFMDLPLKVEKFGIVRSNIKPMPLSMDIKFDKKEKDKKAANQAVVTTMPSNIILKSKGCFSVEKGSNFNFIRGGTILSDGRIILLDHNNKCLIVFSPKGSILDRITFYSCPWDVACLEPGQVGLTIPDKKEIVIMETKKFSLVQQIKVNNPCTGIAAMDGRIVVVCEKVGFVILDRTGTIAATLKCDVSGVRYVVAAFGNLYYTDFIRKTVNCIDLNGSKVFKFQNDNLKYPCGITAIRDEFVLVTGYNSKNVIAVSADGKYHEIVLTHRDGLMYPTAIDYCHETSTLMLCSNRRGTVEVFDMT, encoded by the coding sequence ATGGCAGAAGCAGAAGATAAGGCAGTAAAGTTTCAGTCGCCTGATCCAACCCCGGAAGAAAAGGAACCTACCAAAATGTCGTTTGAATCTCTTCCAATGAACGAAAACCAGAACGAAACACCGGAGGTTGTCCATGAAATAATCAGGTTAAAAGAGAAAGCCGAGCAATTCATGAAGGACCAGCTTCCACAGTCACCGGGACATGCGTCGTCTTTATCTACAAAAGGAACAGAAAATTCATCGGCACAAATAGCATCTGAACAAAAATTGGCACCAACTCCAAGAAGTACCTCTAAACCAAATACCGCAGTTTCGAAAACCAAACCAAGATCTAAAACTCCAATTTCTTCAAGGTCTTCTTCCGTGACTTCGCGCAAAACACCCGATTCAATACCGAAAACTGTACAAAAAGGAATGTCGTCCAAATCCTCATTCACCCCACGCAGTGGCAGAATGTCCACAGGAAAAATACAACTTTCTCCTATTCAGAGTCACAACAGCTCATCACGTGTTTCCAGCAGGAACAAAACATTTACCTCAGCGAACTCAAGTATTTCTATTGACCTTTCAGAACGTGAGCATACAAAGGATTTCGAAGGACTTACTTGCACACCTTGTGAAAACCAAGACACTTTCCATGAAGCTCATTATTGGTGCCGGGATTGTAACGAGGCTCTTTGTGAAGCGTGCAGTGACCACCATAAATCTCTTGGAATGTCAAAGACTCACAAGCTCATTAAAATCTCCGAAACTGACGAAATGCCATTTACTCTCAAGATAAAAGAGAACTGTTCGTTTCACAAGCACAAGAAATACGAATTTTTCTGCACTGAACACGATGTATCAATTTGTGCACAATGTGTAACGTCTACACATAAATTCTGCAACGACGTGCTGACCGTAGATGATGCTGCACAAAAATCGCTAAGTTTTACCGACATGAAGTTGATTGACGAAAAAATGAAAGTTTGGTCACAAATGGTAGAAAAACTCCAAACCCAGAGAGCTAGAAATCTGCGCGAGTTAGATCTACAGCGCTCATCCATAGAAAAGGAAATTAAAAGGTTTAGAGATGAATTAGTAAAACATTTTGATGCCATGCAACAGAAATCTCTCGACGAACTAGCAGACGTATATGCTAAAAATATGAAAGAGATTCAGCGCCAAAACCAAATCCTTCAGGAACGACAGCTGTCTCTCGGGGATATGCAAAGGGATATTAAAATGATGCAAACTTATGCATCACAATATCAAGTTTTTCTTGGTAACCGGGAACTAAAGGAGAAACAGACACaagaaatgaaacttttaaaaGTTTTCGAAGGTCAATTCAATCACGTGACTTTGGAGTTTGTCGTCACAAATTTTATGGATTTGCCCTTGAAAGTGGAAAAGTTTGGAATAGTCAGAAGTAACATCAAACCAATGCCTCTTTCGATGGATATTAAATTCGAcaagaaagaaaaagacaagaAGGCTGCCAACCAGGCTGTTGTTACCACCATGCCAAGCAAtatcattttgaaatcaaaaggTTGTTTCTCAGTTGAAAAGGGTAGCAACTTTAATTTTATACGCGGAGGAACTATCTTGTCGGATGGGCGAATTATTTTATTGGATCACAACAATAAATGTCTAATAGTATTTAGTCCAAAAGGATCAATTTTGGACAGGATCACATTTTATTCTTGTCCTTGGGATGTGGCGTGCCTTGAACCAGGCCAAGTTGGATTGACGATCCCTGACAAGAAGGAAATAGTCATCATGGAAACGAAGAAATTCTCTTTAGTACAGCAGATAAAAGTTAACAATCCGTGTACTGGAATCGCTGCAATGGATGGAAGAATTGTTGTTGTGTGTGAGAAAGTTGGGTTTGTCATTCTAGACAGGACCGGTACAATAGCCGCTACCCTTAAATGTGACGTCAGTGGGGTACGATACGTCGTAGCTGCATTTGGAAACCTTTACTATACCGACTTTATTCGCAAAACTGTAAATTGCATTGATTTGAATGGGAGTAAAGTGTTTAAGTTtcaaaatgataatttgaaataTCCCTGTGGAATTACTGCGATAAGAGACGAGTTTGTTCTCGTAACGGGTTACAATTCGAAAAATGTCATTGCTGTGTCGGCAGACGGCAAGTATCACGAGATTGTTCTAACTCATCGAGACGGATTGATGTATCCAACCGCAATTGACTATTGCCATGAAACTAGTACATTAATGCTATGCTCAAACAGACGGGGAACTGTTGAAGTTTTTGATATGACATGa